The genomic stretch TTTCAAACTGCGGCAGGCTCATGCCATTGCGTTCGGCAATGTTGGCCATGGTTTCGTTCAACTCGTTATCGCTGATGCGCATACCGGCCCGATCTGCCATCTGCATCTGGATCGATTCGGTGATCAGCTGGTCAAGCACACGCTCTTCGAGGACCTGCCTTGGCGGCAGCGCCGTGCCCTGTGCACCAAGGCGACTGGTGATGGTGTTGATTCGGGCCTCCAACTCGGTCTGAAGGATGACATCCTCATCGACGATGGCCACTACCTGGTCCAGCAACTTACGCTCGGCCTGAACAGACAACGGGGCCAGGACGGCTAGAAGAACCAGTAACGCTTGTACACCATGGCGAAGGGTCGCCTTCATAATCACCTCTACAAATAGAATTTGAGCTTTTCTGGCGTTTTGGGGGCCTTAGTCCGGGATCCAGTCAGGGAGTTCCAAAACGACGACGCTCCCTTTCATCAAAACCATAAATGGCCTCGGAAATACTCGATGAGGCACCATCGCTGCCGCCCAGGCCCTTTAGCTGGATCTGGAACAGTATGCGGCTATCGAGCTCCCGGTCATCAGTCAGATAGTTCTGGTGAACCACCTGAACACTCCAGCAGCAGTTATTGTATTCCAGCCCGGCCAGGGATCCGACGGTTCGATCAAGGTCGGAGTCGTAGACCCAGCGGCCGATCAGACTAACACGGTCCGAGACCGGGAAAACCGCCGCGATATCCGACTGTTCCAGTTCGCCCCGGCTGTAAGTGTGCCCCACACTGGCCAGGTACCGGTAGTCAGTAGAGTGAAAGGTTAACTGGCTGCGGCCTTCCTCGGTATCCCCGGTATCAGGATCCCACAATCCGGAGGAGCGGATTTCCAGGGTATCGAGTGGGTTCAGCACGACTTCGCCCGCCAGCGGTGAACGGCTCCGGGTACCGGCACCCTCGCCGAACAACGTCACTTCGCGATCCTCGAAATACTGTACCTGTCCAATACTGAATCGGGCACGCTCCGCACCGGTGAGGAGGTCATTGAAACGGCTGGTCAGGGCAACGGTCAACTGGTTGGCATCGCCTACCCGGTCACCGCCGGTGAACCGGTCCGGTCGAAACAGCTGTTCAAAACGGAAGGTCTGGAGGTCGGTGTCAAAATCCGGGATGTCGTTCTGATCCGGATCGGCATCGGCCCAGGCGTAATAGAGCCGGGGCTCCAGAGTCTGGTTGTAGGGCACATCAAACAGGCGGCTCTGTCGGTCGAAATACAACCCGTTATCCCACTCGACAACCGGCACGGTGCGATCGAAACTGCCATCCCCCAGCACGTAGTCGTCCAGGTTGTAGCGGGTGTAATCCACGCTTACCGACGGCCGACTGAACCCCCACAACGCCCGCATGGGCAACGCCAGTTCCGGCCGCGCCCGGAAACGCTGCCCGTTGGCCCGATCCAGACCGGTCAGTGCTTCGTTGTCCCGGTAAAACACCGTGTACTGGCTTTCCAGGTTCGCCTCCACGATCCCTGCGCCGGTCTGGCCTGCGTAGATCACTTCCGGCAACTGGGCATAGGGCTTGTCCACATCGGCAATGCGATCACTGATGGTCTGGTAATCGTTGAGGTAGGCATCGAAATACTGCTTGTCGCTTCGGTAGGTAACCCCGCCCTTTCTTTGCAAGTGAGTGGCCTGGTTAATCTCCAGGCTGCGGTTCAGATCACTGAGATAGTCCTCATCGCTCACCACAGAAAAATCTCCGTAGCCCCGCCAGCCACGGCCAAAGGCAGCCCGGGTTGTGGCATCCAGGGCCCAGCGCTCACCGGATTCACCGGGGTTTTCCTCCTGAAACGCCGAATCGTTGCCGATGTACCCGAGCTGCAGAGTAGTTTCCCCGAGAGAGCTGAGATACCGGCCCTCGACTTCGTTGAACAGGCCCCGGCCATGAATGTACTGGGGCGTCAGCGTCGCGTCGTAATGGGGTGCCAGATTGAAGTAGTAGGGCACGGCAAGAAAGCCACCGCTGCCGGCACTGGAAGAGCCGAACTGCGGGTAAAGGAAACCGGACTTGCGGCGGTCATCAATAGGAAAGCTTGCCCACGGCCAATAGAACACCGGCACATCCAGGACTTCCAATCGAACGTGTTTGGCGGTACCGAATCCTTGCGCCCGATCCAGCCTGATATCCGAGGCAACGATGGCCCAGTCATTCTGGCTGGGGCCACAGGTGGTCAGCAAACCATCTGCAATGACGACCTGTTCCTCGCTGATGCGCGACAGGCTGCCTGCACGACCGCGCATTTCCGGACCATGCAGCAGGAATGTCGCAGTGTTGATGTCCAGGCGTCCGCTATCGACGTCGTAGTTCGCGTTCTCACCGGTGAGAAGGAAACCCTCGCCGCGACTGACCAGCGGCCCCTGCACCGATACTGCACCCTCCTGCTGGCTGTAGCGGGCCTCTGAACCGGTTACCTGAAAGCCGCCCTGGCGAATGCGGACATCACCCTCAAGAAACAGTGTCCGGTCTATCTCATAGCGGGCGTTCAAGCCGCTGGCTTCCAGCGGTTGCTCGGAATCGCTGCCAACGGCAAACGCATTGCCAACACCATTGGCGCGACCGGAAGGCAGATACCCCCCTTCGCAGAAAAGGGGCAACGAGGCCCGGGCCTCGGCTGGCAACTCTGCTCTGGGCCGCCAATCTATTTCCGCCGCAGACGGCGGTGTCTGGGCTTGCCCATCCGTAACGCCCAACCCAAAAACCGCGGCCAGCAACACACGGCCATACCGGCTCTGCCACCGGGTTTCCGGCGATTGCAGTGGGCGTTCGGGACATGGCACGGTGGCTGGATCCTGTTCCGGGTGAATTGGAGGACGGGCAATAATAAACGCCGCCTAGTTTACACGTGCCCTGAAGGGTTGTTAACGGAAACTCCGCTGCAAAACCGATTTACCCTCTTTATACTCGTCTGCTAACTTTCGCTGTCAGCGACAACTTTTTTCAGGATCGCAACCCGAACTATGGATACCCGCCTGCAGTTGCTGACCAACTGGGTCAGACAATTTCCCGGCTTCGAACAGTGCGAAGCCGAACCGGTTTCCGGCGATGCCAGTTTTCGCCGTTATTTCCGGGTCTGGCAGCACGCAAATCCGACGACCGCTCCCGGGGACGGTGCACCGTTTATCGTGATGGATGCGCCCCCGGAACATGAGGACTGCGAGCCCTTCGTGGCCATCGCCCGGCACTGGC from Marinobacter adhaerens HP15 encodes the following:
- a CDS encoding LPS-assembly protein LptD, which codes for MLLAAVFGLGVTDGQAQTPPSAAEIDWRPRAELPAEARASLPLFCEGGYLPSGRANGVGNAFAVGSDSEQPLEASGLNARYEIDRTLFLEGDVRIRQGGFQVTGSEARYSQQEGAVSVQGPLVSRGEGFLLTGENANYDVDSGRLDINTATFLLHGPEMRGRAGSLSRISEEQVVIADGLLTTCGPSQNDWAIVASDIRLDRAQGFGTAKHVRLEVLDVPVFYWPWASFPIDDRRKSGFLYPQFGSSSAGSGGFLAVPYYFNLAPHYDATLTPQYIHGRGLFNEVEGRYLSSLGETTLQLGYIGNDSAFQEENPGESGERWALDATTRAAFGRGWRGYGDFSVVSDEDYLSDLNRSLEINQATHLQRKGGVTYRSDKQYFDAYLNDYQTISDRIADVDKPYAQLPEVIYAGQTGAGIVEANLESQYTVFYRDNEALTGLDRANGQRFRARPELALPMRALWGFSRPSVSVDYTRYNLDDYVLGDGSFDRTVPVVEWDNGLYFDRQSRLFDVPYNQTLEPRLYYAWADADPDQNDIPDFDTDLQTFRFEQLFRPDRFTGGDRVGDANQLTVALTSRFNDLLTGAERARFSIGQVQYFEDREVTLFGEGAGTRSRSPLAGEVVLNPLDTLEIRSSGLWDPDTGDTEEGRSQLTFHSTDYRYLASVGHTYSRGELEQSDIAAVFPVSDRVSLIGRWVYDSDLDRTVGSLAGLEYNNCCWSVQVVHQNYLTDDRELDSRILFQIQLKGLGGSDGASSSISEAIYGFDERERRRFGTP